Proteins from one Sphingopyxis terrae subsp. terrae NBRC 15098 genomic window:
- a CDS encoding 5-(carboxyamino)imidazole ribonucleotide synthase has protein sequence MLSPGSTIGILGGGQLGRMLAVAAAQLGYKVHVYAPDAESVAAEVTAHHTQAAWDDEPRLAGFAAACDIVTFEFENVPVDTVRFLSGHVAVHPGGKPLEIAQDRLTEKSFVADLGGRTAPFAAVPTRAALDSALTAIGTPAILKTVRMGYDGKGQARIAAPADADAAWEAIGGQPAILEGFVAFDHEFSVIMVRGIDGETRFWDSSANVHEGGILAVSSLPPPSIVLDQQPAARAMMAAIGDGLDYVGVLTGEFFATDAGPVFNEMAPRVHNSGHWTIEGAVTSQFENHIRAVAGLPLGDTAVPLLPVTMHNLIGAQIEKIPALLADGAAHVHHYGKTEVRDGRKLGHVTWVGASPR, from the coding sequence TTGCTTTCCCCCGGATCGACGATCGGCATCCTGGGCGGCGGCCAGCTTGGCCGGATGCTCGCGGTCGCCGCCGCACAGCTCGGCTACAAAGTTCATGTCTATGCCCCCGACGCCGAAAGCGTCGCGGCCGAAGTCACCGCCCACCACACGCAGGCGGCGTGGGACGATGAACCGCGCCTCGCGGGCTTCGCGGCCGCGTGCGACATCGTGACCTTCGAATTCGAAAATGTCCCGGTCGACACGGTGCGTTTCCTGTCGGGCCATGTCGCGGTCCATCCGGGCGGCAAGCCGCTCGAAATCGCGCAGGACCGGCTCACCGAAAAATCCTTCGTCGCCGATCTCGGCGGCCGCACCGCGCCTTTTGCCGCGGTGCCGACGCGCGCGGCACTCGATAGCGCGCTCACCGCCATCGGCACCCCCGCGATCCTCAAGACCGTGCGCATGGGCTATGACGGCAAGGGACAAGCGCGAATCGCCGCGCCCGCCGATGCCGATGCGGCGTGGGAGGCGATCGGCGGGCAGCCCGCGATCCTCGAAGGCTTCGTCGCCTTCGACCATGAATTTTCGGTTATCATGGTGCGCGGCATCGACGGCGAAACGCGCTTTTGGGACAGTTCGGCGAATGTCCACGAAGGCGGCATTCTCGCCGTCTCCAGCCTGCCGCCGCCGTCCATCGTCCTCGACCAGCAACCCGCGGCGCGCGCGATGATGGCGGCGATCGGCGATGGGCTCGACTATGTCGGCGTGCTCACCGGCGAATTTTTCGCCACCGACGCGGGGCCGGTGTTCAACGAGATGGCGCCGCGCGTCCACAACAGCGGCCACTGGACGATCGAGGGCGCGGTGACGAGCCAGTTCGAAAACCATATCCGCGCCGTCGCGGGCCTGCCGCTCGGCGATACGGCGGTGCCGCTACTGCCGGTGACGATGCACAATCTGATCGGCGCGCAGATCGAAAAGATTCCGGCGCTGCTTGCCGACGGCGCCGCGCACGTGCATCACTACGGTAAGACCGAGGTGCGCGACGGGCGCAAGCTCGGCCACGTCACTTGGGTTGGAGCCTCTCCCCGATGA
- a CDS encoding DUF4402 domain-containing protein: MRTRHIIDPRAILRGFAACALLTAPAIGPAAHAQTTSPQSTTQAQAEAIVLRPLSFFKVNDLDFGDIIASGSAGTVRLAPDGTRSRTGGATLAGSSGEPARFAGLGSYNRQVNISLGSNSIWITGPGQRMRVRDFEIGSTPTAILSTSPTRFRITSALGNYNFPVGATLEVNANQAPGDYSGTFTITLNYL; this comes from the coding sequence GTGAGGACCAGACACATCATCGACCCGCGCGCCATACTGCGCGGCTTCGCAGCGTGCGCTCTGCTGACGGCTCCGGCGATCGGACCGGCGGCGCATGCCCAGACCACATCGCCGCAATCGACGACGCAGGCACAGGCCGAAGCGATCGTGCTGCGGCCGCTGTCCTTCTTCAAGGTCAACGACCTCGATTTCGGCGACATCATCGCCTCGGGCAGCGCCGGCACCGTGCGGCTTGCCCCCGACGGCACGCGCAGCCGCACCGGCGGCGCGACGCTCGCGGGCAGTTCGGGCGAACCGGCGCGCTTCGCCGGGCTCGGCAGCTACAATCGCCAGGTCAATATCTCGCTCGGTTCGAACAGCATCTGGATCACCGGCCCCGGCCAGCGGATGCGCGTGCGCGATTTCGAGATCGGCAGCACCCCGACCGCGATCCTCTCGACCTCGCCGACGCGCTTCCGCATCACCTCGGCGCTGGGCAATTATAATTTTCCAGTCGGCGCGACGCTGGAGGTCAATGCCAATCAGGCGCCCGGCGACTACAGCGGCACCTTCACGATCACGCTGAACTATCTGTAA
- the purE gene encoding 5-(carboxyamino)imidazole ribonucleotide mutase encodes MGDGAASAKASIGVIMGSQSDWPTMAHAVQILEEFGIAHEVHIVSAHRTPDRLVAYAKGAADRGLQAIIAGAGGAAHLPGMVAAMTRVPVLGVPVQSAALSGVDSLYSIVQMPGGVPVATFAIGKAGATNAGLFAAALLANTDADLAARLDAWRAKQTDSVAPTPVREG; translated from the coding sequence ATGGGCGACGGCGCAGCCAGCGCGAAAGCCAGCATCGGCGTAATCATGGGCAGCCAGTCGGACTGGCCGACGATGGCGCATGCGGTCCAGATCCTCGAAGAATTCGGCATCGCGCACGAGGTGCATATCGTCTCCGCGCACCGCACCCCCGACCGGCTCGTCGCCTATGCCAAGGGCGCCGCCGACCGCGGGCTCCAGGCGATCATCGCGGGCGCCGGCGGCGCCGCGCATCTGCCCGGCATGGTCGCGGCGATGACGCGCGTTCCCGTGCTCGGCGTGCCGGTCCAGTCGGCGGCGCTCAGCGGCGTCGACAGCCTCTATTCGATCGTCCAGATGCCCGGCGGCGTCCCCGTCGCGACCTTTGCGATCGGCAAGGCGGGCGCGACCAACGCGGGGCTGTTCGCCGCCGCGTTGCTCGCCAACACCGATGCGGACCTCGCCGCGCGGCTCGACGCGTGGCGCGCGAAACAGACCGACAGCGTCGCGCCGACGCCCGTGCGCGAAGGCTGA
- a CDS encoding zinc-finger domain-containing protein, translated as MTQPAPAPETIRTSKTRIACDGTGDGLANAALGHPRVWLEIDPDDGYVDCGYCDRRFVLIGGVADKA; from the coding sequence ATGACCCAGCCTGCACCCGCTCCCGAAACGATCCGCACGTCCAAGACCCGCATCGCATGCGACGGCACGGGCGACGGGCTCGCCAACGCCGCGCTCGGCCACCCGCGCGTCTGGCTGGAGATCGATCCCGACGATGGGTACGTCGATTGCGGCTATTGCGATCGGCGTTTCGTGCTGATCGGCGGGGTCGCTGACAAGGCATAG
- a CDS encoding S24 family peptidase yields the protein MLDRLLTEKGVDYAQLSARIGRNPAYIQQYIKRGSPRRLGEQDRARIAAYLGVSEALLGGPALRVAAPTPRARGRDLVLVPKLAIGASAGPGASVDGEAVESEVAFDPRWLRDLGADPRALSIIRVEGDSMAPTLGDGDDILVDGGDAAARLRDGIYVLRMDDVLMVKRIARAPGPGRVSVISDNPHYRSWDDLPLSAIRLVGRVIWTGRRVR from the coding sequence ATGCTCGACCGGCTGCTGACCGAAAAGGGGGTGGATTATGCCCAGCTTTCGGCGCGCATCGGGCGCAACCCCGCCTATATCCAGCAATATATCAAGCGCGGATCGCCGCGGCGGTTGGGTGAACAGGACCGGGCGCGCATCGCCGCCTATCTGGGCGTGTCGGAGGCGCTGCTGGGCGGCCCGGCGCTACGCGTCGCCGCGCCTACGCCGCGCGCGCGCGGCCGCGACCTCGTGCTGGTGCCAAAGCTGGCGATCGGCGCTTCCGCGGGGCCGGGCGCGAGCGTCGATGGCGAAGCTGTGGAAAGTGAGGTCGCCTTCGATCCGCGCTGGCTGCGCGATCTGGGCGCCGACCCGCGCGCGCTGAGCATCATTCGCGTCGAAGGCGATTCGATGGCGCCGACGCTGGGCGATGGCGACGATATATTGGTCGATGGCGGCGACGCGGCCGCCCGGCTGCGCGACGGCATCTATGTGCTGCGGATGGACGATGTGCTGATGGTCAAACGCATCGCGCGCGCGCCGGGGCCGGGGCGCGTGTCGGTCATCAGCGACAATCCGCACTATCGTAGCTGGGACGATCTGCCGCTGTCGGCGATCCGGCTCGTCGGCCGGGTCATCTGGACGGGGCGCAGGGTGCGCTAG
- a CDS encoding ABC transporter ATP-binding protein — MSEAAIRIDAVSKIYAGGKQALDNVSFDVPRGQIFGLLGPNGAGKSTLINILAGLVNKTSGHASIWGFDIDADPRNAKYSIGIVPQEIVFDPFFTPFETLENQAGLYAVPKGKRISDELLAAVHLSDKRDAYARTLSGGMKRRLLVAKAMVHSPPIIVLDEPTAGVDIELRQQLWEYVQSLNDRGVTVVLTTHYLEEAEELCDRIAIINHGKLIANKPTRELVDMAREKIVVVTLDADVSVLPSHSAFDKVEREGERGLAISYNKDRTNAGEVLAAVNAMGHGIVDVSTREADLEDVFLNLTRAANG; from the coding sequence ATGAGTGAAGCCGCCATCCGCATCGACGCCGTTTCCAAAATCTATGCCGGGGGCAAGCAAGCGCTCGACAATGTCAGTTTCGATGTGCCGCGAGGTCAGATATTCGGACTGCTCGGCCCGAACGGCGCGGGCAAGTCGACGCTGATCAACATCCTCGCGGGGCTGGTCAACAAGACCAGCGGCCATGCGAGCATCTGGGGCTTCGACATCGACGCCGACCCGCGCAACGCCAAATATTCGATCGGTATCGTGCCGCAGGAAATCGTCTTCGATCCATTTTTCACGCCGTTCGAGACGCTGGAGAACCAGGCGGGCCTGTATGCCGTGCCGAAGGGCAAGCGCATTTCGGACGAATTGCTGGCGGCGGTGCACCTTAGCGACAAGCGCGATGCCTATGCGCGCACGCTGTCAGGCGGCATGAAGCGCCGCCTGCTCGTCGCCAAGGCGATGGTCCATTCGCCGCCGATCATCGTGCTCGACGAACCCACCGCGGGGGTCGATATCGAACTGAGGCAGCAGCTTTGGGAATATGTGCAAAGCCTCAACGACCGCGGCGTAACGGTGGTGCTGACGACGCATTATCTGGAAGAAGCCGAGGAGCTGTGCGACCGTATCGCGATCATTAACCACGGCAAGCTGATCGCCAACAAGCCGACGCGCGAGCTGGTCGACATGGCGCGCGAGAAGATCGTCGTCGTGACGCTGGATGCCGATGTCAGCGTGCTGCCGTCGCACTCTGCCTTCGACAAGGTCGAGCGCGAGGGCGAACGGGGGCTGGCGATCAGCTACAACAAGGATCGCACCAACGCGGGCGAGGTGCTCGCGGCGGTGAATGCGATGGGGCATGGCATCGTCGACGTGTCGACGCGCGAGGCCGACCTTGAGGATGTGTTCCTGAATTTGACGCGCGCGGCGAATGGCTGA
- a CDS encoding dihydrofolate reductase: MNRPDITLVLARAANGVIGAGGKIPWHLPADLRRFKQLTMGRPMIMGRKTFDSLPTVLEGRRHIVLTRDAGWQDEGAEPVASVEEALRLANAPQAMVIGGAEIYDLFLPLATRIELTEVAIEPAGDATIAYPDSADWQVVAREDHPADDAGRPAYSFVTFTRKAG; this comes from the coding sequence ATGAACCGCCCGGATATCACGCTGGTCCTTGCACGCGCCGCCAATGGCGTGATCGGTGCGGGGGGCAAGATTCCCTGGCACCTGCCCGCCGACCTGCGCCGCTTCAAACAGCTCACCATGGGCCGCCCGATGATCATGGGGCGCAAGACCTTCGACAGCCTGCCCACGGTGCTGGAGGGGCGGCGCCACATTGTCCTCACCCGCGACGCGGGCTGGCAGGACGAAGGCGCCGAGCCCGTCGCCAGCGTCGAGGAAGCGCTGCGCCTCGCCAATGCGCCGCAGGCGATGGTGATCGGCGGCGCCGAAATCTACGATCTGTTCCTGCCGCTCGCGACGCGGATCGAATTGACCGAGGTTGCGATCGAACCCGCGGGAGATGCGACCATCGCCTATCCCGATTCCGCCGACTGGCAGGTCGTGGCGCGCGAGGATCATCCGGCCGACGACGCGGGGCGCCCGGCCTACAGCTTCGTCACCTTCACGCGCAAAGCGGGATGA
- a CDS encoding M20 metallopeptidase family protein, producing the protein MTLTETSRWPAEAETLLDDLVDLRRAIHREPELGLQNPKTLAKIKDALAGLPLEFREGPSTTGLVAILRGGLAGNGGNARTVLLRGDMDALPLVEDTGLAFTSETSGAMHACGHDTHVAMLVGAAKLLCAARDRLPGTVMFMFQPGEEGHHGARFMLDDGLIDPLPDAAFALHIMPNAPHGIFAGRAGPLLASSDVLSITVKGAGGHASMPQDAIDPIPVACAIVTAIQTMVTRRISVFDPAVITIAKIAAGTTNNIIPETADMQGTIRTLSPHRRAMVAAELRRLVPAIAEAHGCTAEVVIEEGFPVTVCDSRAAAFGQSVVEEAFGEAAWLTMDNPVMGAEDFAYVLEKVPGAMFWLGASEAGSDWRQCCGLHSNRMILDEKVMARGAALHAALAERFLNEGFA; encoded by the coding sequence ATGACGCTGACCGAAACAAGCCGCTGGCCCGCCGAGGCCGAAACCCTCCTTGATGATCTCGTCGATCTGCGCCGCGCTATCCACCGCGAGCCGGAACTCGGCCTTCAGAATCCCAAGACGCTCGCCAAGATCAAGGACGCTCTCGCCGGCCTGCCGCTCGAATTTCGCGAAGGGCCGTCGACCACGGGGCTGGTCGCGATCCTGCGCGGGGGTTTGGCGGGGAATGGCGGGAACGCGCGCACTGTGCTGCTGCGCGGCGACATGGACGCGCTGCCGCTGGTCGAGGATACGGGCCTCGCATTCACCTCGGAAACCAGCGGCGCGATGCATGCCTGCGGCCATGATACACATGTCGCGATGCTTGTCGGCGCGGCGAAGCTGCTCTGTGCGGCGCGCGACCGCCTGCCCGGCACGGTGATGTTCATGTTCCAGCCCGGCGAGGAAGGGCATCACGGCGCGCGGTTTATGCTCGACGACGGGCTGATCGATCCGCTGCCCGACGCGGCCTTCGCGCTCCACATCATGCCCAACGCGCCGCACGGCATCTTCGCGGGGCGCGCCGGGCCGCTGCTCGCTTCGTCCGACGTCCTCTCGATCACCGTCAAGGGCGCCGGCGGCCACGCCTCCATGCCGCAGGATGCGATCGACCCCATCCCCGTCGCCTGCGCGATCGTCACCGCGATCCAGACAATGGTGACGCGCCGCATCTCGGTCTTCGATCCCGCCGTCATCACCATCGCCAAAATCGCCGCGGGCACGACAAACAACATCATCCCCGAAACCGCGGACATGCAGGGCACGATCCGCACCTTGTCGCCGCATCGCCGCGCGATGGTCGCCGCCGAACTGCGGCGCCTCGTCCCCGCGATCGCCGAAGCGCATGGCTGCACCGCCGAGGTCGTAATCGAGGAGGGCTTCCCCGTCACCGTGTGCGACAGCCGCGCCGCCGCCTTCGGTCAGAGCGTCGTCGAAGAGGCATTCGGCGAGGCGGCCTGGCTGACGATGGACAATCCGGTGATGGGGGCTGAAGATTTCGCCTATGTGCTCGAAAAAGTGCCCGGCGCGATGTTCTGGCTCGGCGCCAGCGAGGCGGGCAGCGACTGGCGCCAGTGCTGCGGCCTCCACTCGAACCGCATGATACTCGACGAAAAGGTCATGGCCCGCGGCGCCGCCCTCCACGCCGCCCTCGCCGAACGCTTTTTGAACGAGGGTTTTGCCTGA
- a CDS encoding DUF4402 domain-containing protein, with product MGIQGTNFRPMALCLAAAATAAALMGPSASAAETTGTANAAVVRPNTLIKTDDLDFGTIVSGATGGTVTVNPATNARGSAGGVTLAGSGAQRGVFQGTGGLLLITVSGSNSATLTRAGGGAPAMTATLTRAMTTSGGGIILLGSSATLLPSGVQTYYVGGTLSVPANQPEGDYSGTFTLTVNYL from the coding sequence GTGGGGATTCAAGGGACCAACTTCCGACCGATGGCCTTATGCCTCGCCGCCGCTGCCACGGCAGCGGCGCTGATGGGGCCGTCCGCATCGGCGGCCGAGACGACCGGCACCGCGAATGCCGCGGTGGTGCGGCCGAACACGCTCATCAAGACCGACGACCTCGATTTCGGCACGATCGTCAGCGGCGCGACCGGGGGCACGGTGACGGTCAATCCGGCGACCAATGCGCGCGGCTCGGCGGGCGGCGTCACGCTCGCCGGCAGCGGCGCGCAGCGCGGGGTATTCCAGGGTACCGGCGGCCTGCTGCTGATCACTGTCAGCGGCAGCAATTCGGCGACACTGACCCGCGCAGGCGGCGGCGCGCCCGCAATGACCGCCACGCTGACCCGCGCGATGACGACAAGCGGCGGCGGCATTATCCTGCTCGGGTCGAGCGCGACGCTGCTGCCCAGCGGGGTGCAAACCTATTATGTCGGCGGCACGCTCAGCGTCCCGGCGAACCAGCCCGAGGGCGATTACAGCGGCACCTTCACGCTGACGGTCAATTATCTCTAG
- a CDS encoding dipeptidase, which translates to MRRWLIGILALLVVGAAAFFLLAPGMIERGLNKVDGKPLPTVSARAAALHKTLTIVDLHSDSLLWGRNFLNRATRGHMDLPRLEEGNVALQILSSTTKSPKGQNYDANGDDSDNITPLVIAQLQPVRTWNSLLERSLWHATKLHRAAAASDGKLMAVASPAELDTLLAARRTKTPPPVGAMLSVEGLHDLDGNIDNLDKLYGAGVRMAGITHFFDNIFAGSMHGLKKGGLTPLGRDLIGRMEAKGMIVDIAHCSHACVVDILKMARRPVVSSHGGVQATCKVNRNLTDDEIRGLAATGGVIGIGYWDAAVCDTSPASVARAMKHVRDLVGIQYVALGSDYDGATTVRFDTSKLVQVTQALLDAGFSDDEIRAAMGGNALRVIRAGIVPLTPPAR; encoded by the coding sequence ATGCGCCGCTGGCTGATCGGCATCTTAGCACTGCTCGTCGTAGGGGCGGCCGCCTTCTTCCTCCTCGCCCCCGGCATGATCGAGCGCGGGCTCAACAAGGTCGACGGCAAGCCGCTGCCAACGGTCAGCGCGCGCGCCGCCGCGCTGCACAAGACGCTGACGATCGTCGATCTGCACAGCGACAGCCTGCTGTGGGGGCGCAATTTCCTGAACCGCGCGACCCGCGGCCATATGGACCTGCCGCGGCTCGAAGAGGGCAATGTCGCGCTCCAGATCCTCTCCAGCACCACCAAATCGCCAAAGGGCCAGAATTACGACGCCAATGGCGACGACAGCGACAATATCACCCCGCTGGTGATCGCGCAGCTGCAGCCAGTGCGGACGTGGAACTCGCTGCTCGAACGCTCGCTCTGGCACGCGACGAAGCTGCACCGCGCCGCCGCGGCGTCGGACGGCAAGCTGATGGCGGTCGCGAGCCCCGCCGAACTCGACACGCTGCTCGCCGCGCGGCGCACTAAAACCCCACCGCCCGTCGGCGCGATGCTCAGTGTCGAGGGGCTCCACGATCTCGACGGCAATATCGACAATCTGGACAAGCTCTACGGCGCCGGCGTCCGCATGGCGGGGATCACCCACTTCTTCGACAATATCTTCGCCGGATCGATGCACGGGCTGAAAAAGGGCGGCCTCACCCCGCTCGGCCGCGACCTGATCGGCCGGATGGAAGCGAAGGGCATGATCGTCGACATCGCGCATTGCAGCCACGCCTGCGTCGTCGACATCCTCAAGATGGCGCGCCGTCCCGTCGTCTCCAGCCACGGCGGGGTGCAGGCGACGTGCAAGGTCAACCGCAACCTCACCGACGACGAAATCCGTGGGCTGGCCGCGACCGGCGGCGTCATCGGCATCGGCTATTGGGACGCGGCGGTGTGCGACACCTCGCCCGCCAGCGTCGCCAGGGCGATGAAGCATGTCCGCGACCTCGTCGGCATCCAATATGTCGCGCTCGGCAGCGATTATGACGGCGCGACCACGGTCCGCTTCGACACGTCGAAGCTGGTTCAGGTGACGCAGGCGCTGCTCGACGCGGGCTTCAGCGACGATGAAATCCGCGCCGCGATGGGCGGCAACGCGCTCCGCGTCATCCGCGCGGGGATCGTGCCGCTGACGCCGCCGGCCCGATGA
- the nadB gene encoding L-aspartate oxidase, giving the protein MAEAATHDVIIVGSGAAGLTAAIALAEHCRVLVLAKGELTGGSTAWAQGGIAAVLDAGDTFENHINDTMIAGAGLNRRETVEFVVENAPHAIERLIEMGVPFNKEAEALHLTREGGHSHRRIVHVDDATGWAVQAALLKTAEAHPNITLLPGQACIDLISGRHELRYSGSGHVWGVYALDEKTGKVHAHVGRATILASGGAGRVYQFSTAPRGATGDGIAMAWRAGARVSNMEMMQFHPTCLYNLEVKNFLITEAVRGEGGILKHPVTGHRYMPDYDPRAELAPRDIVARANDDQIKRFGLDYVHLDISQKDPDFVAGHFPNIHEKLLTLGIDMTKQPIPVVPAQHYTCGGILIDLDGRTDLPGLYAAGECTESGLHGANRLASNSLLECFVFGEAAAKDIIARWNQLETPPPIRAWDESRVTDSDEEVVIKQNWTEIRRFMWNYVGIVRTTKRLERAQHRINMMTHEVEDYYGHFRVTTDLIELRNLLQCADLIVRSALHRKESRGLHYTLDYPRLLPEARDTVLVP; this is encoded by the coding sequence ATGGCTGAGGCCGCGACCCACGACGTCATCATCGTCGGTTCCGGCGCGGCGGGGCTGACAGCGGCGATCGCGCTGGCGGAGCATTGCCGTGTTCTCGTGCTTGCGAAGGGCGAGCTGACCGGCGGGTCGACCGCCTGGGCACAGGGCGGGATCGCGGCGGTACTCGACGCGGGCGACACGTTCGAAAATCATATCAACGATACGATGATCGCGGGGGCCGGGCTCAACCGGCGCGAGACGGTCGAGTTCGTCGTCGAAAATGCGCCCCACGCGATCGAGCGGCTGATCGAAATGGGCGTGCCCTTCAACAAGGAGGCCGAGGCGCTGCACCTGACGCGCGAGGGTGGCCATTCGCACCGCCGCATCGTCCACGTCGACGATGCGACCGGCTGGGCGGTGCAGGCGGCGCTGCTCAAGACCGCCGAGGCGCATCCGAATATCACGCTGCTGCCGGGACAGGCGTGCATCGACCTGATCAGTGGACGTCATGAGCTACGCTATTCGGGGTCGGGCCATGTCTGGGGCGTCTATGCGCTCGACGAAAAGACGGGGAAGGTCCACGCGCATGTCGGCCGCGCGACCATATTGGCGAGCGGCGGGGCGGGGCGCGTCTATCAATTTTCGACCGCGCCGCGCGGCGCGACGGGTGACGGCATCGCGATGGCGTGGCGCGCGGGCGCGCGCGTTTCCAACATGGAAATGATGCAGTTCCACCCGACCTGCCTTTACAATCTGGAGGTCAAGAATTTCCTGATTACCGAGGCGGTGCGCGGCGAGGGCGGGATATTGAAGCATCCCGTCACCGGCCATCGCTATATGCCCGATTACGACCCGCGCGCCGAACTGGCGCCGCGTGATATCGTGGCGCGCGCGAACGACGATCAGATCAAGCGCTTCGGCCTCGACTATGTCCACCTCGACATCAGCCAAAAGGACCCCGATTTCGTCGCGGGGCATTTCCCGAACATCCACGAAAAGCTGCTGACGCTGGGTATCGACATGACGAAGCAGCCGATCCCGGTGGTGCCGGCGCAGCATTATACCTGCGGCGGCATCCTGATCGACCTTGACGGCCGCACCGACCTGCCGGGGCTCTATGCGGCGGGAGAATGCACCGAAAGCGGGCTGCACGGAGCCAACCGCCTGGCGTCCAACTCGCTGCTCGAATGTTTCGTCTTCGGCGAGGCGGCGGCGAAGGATATCATCGCCCGCTGGAACCAGCTCGAAACGCCGCCGCCGATCCGCGCGTGGGATGAAAGCCGCGTCACCGATTCGGACGAGGAAGTCGTCATCAAGCAGAACTGGACCGAGATCCGCCGCTTCATGTGGAACTATGTCGGCATCGTGCGCACGACGAAGCGGCTGGAGCGCGCGCAGCACCGTATCAACATGATGACGCACGAGGTCGAGGATTATTACGGACATTTCCGCGTGACGACCGATCTGATCGAGCTGCGCAACCTGCTCCAGTGCGCCGACCTGATCGTGCGCAGCGCCCTGCATCGCAAGGAAAGCCGCGGGCTGCACTATACGCTCGATTACCCGCGTCTGCTTCCTGAGGCACGCGACACGGTGCTGGTTCCTTAA
- a CDS encoding GGDEF domain-containing protein, translating to MDSVGGARIAVERAGFVSVDSIEDQLREMRRERDALRRENRILKIAVAELERVSERDTLTPLFNRRYFLTAIHQRLARFERHAESAAVVFIDVNQLKQINDTLGHAAGDFALMQIAGRLSASIRSTDVAARIGGDEFGLILDQSSEKGARAQIERLAEVLSAEPANYDGQEVRLSACFGVAMLQTGMSESDVLAAADRDMYRCKQREVARTHR from the coding sequence ATGGATAGCGTAGGGGGGGCGCGGATCGCGGTCGAAAGGGCCGGTTTCGTATCCGTCGACTCCATCGAGGACCAGTTGCGCGAAATGCGCCGCGAACGCGATGCGTTGCGCCGTGAGAACCGCATCCTGAAGATCGCGGTCGCGGAGCTCGAACGCGTGTCCGAACGCGATACGCTGACCCCGCTGTTCAATCGCCGCTACTTCCTGACCGCGATTCACCAGCGCCTCGCGCGCTTCGAACGCCATGCCGAAAGCGCGGCGGTCGTGTTCATCGACGTCAATCAGCTCAAGCAGATCAACGACACGCTGGGGCATGCCGCCGGCGACTTCGCGCTCATGCAGATTGCGGGCCGCCTGTCGGCCTCGATCCGGTCGACCGATGTCGCAGCGCGGATCGGCGGTGACGAATTCGGGCTGATCCTCGATCAGTCGAGCGAAAAGGGCGCCCGCGCGCAGATCGAACGGCTGGCCGAGGTGCTGAGCGCCGAGCCCGCCAACTATGACGGGCAGGAGGTTCGCCTGTCGGCCTGCTTCGGCGTCGCGATGCTGCAGACCGGGATGAGCGAATCGGACGTGCTCGCCGCCGCCGACCGCGACATGTATCGCTGCAAACAGCGCGAAGTCGCCCGCACCCACCGCTAA